The window atactataataaactcttttgttttttttaattcttactttataacgtttctagagaaaaaaaatatcaaataataaaataaaataataataataataaatctaaaatgaaTGGAAACATCTATATCGAGGAGTCtagttgtcaattgatttgAATGACAAGATAAGTAAATGAGGATTTTTAGGAATAATTGGATGACTCGTTAAAAACtacatatatttcaaattatttttaaataaataaaagtaatactaattttaaaattttaaagttttttttcatacattttcatattcatgaatcaaatctcacttttcctattgaaatatgtttatttttaataaataaagagttttttttttcaattacattattttaatttactattcataactaataaataaagagacttttattatacaaataactattattttatttcaaactgaataatgatttattttttaaatttaattttacattaaaaattaaattatataaattaattataaaataagaaaacaatttatttttctatattttttttattccttttaacaataaataattttcaaatttggattaatatatttaaattttaaagtttatctaataaaattaatttaatgataagagaaaaataaaaatatttatttttataaatattttaatatagtcaaataaaataaaatcaatgatagatttatattttaaaaactttgataaaataaaatctacaaTCGTTTTAATTTTTCcaagtttttaaactttttttgtaACAAGTTAAATAcgatataatttaatttaagaacaAATCATCAAGGTTCTAAATTGAATAAAAGTAGTTGTGgcgtaattaaaaatattattttaacaaaatattaagAAGCAATGTGGGAGTAAAATGAGGAAGAAAGGtagtaaacaaaatttaaaacaattattatttagaattgagaaattataaaaaaaaaataattgcaatgtaaatagaaaaaaaaactagaacttGTGGTGTCTCATCTTGGAAGGTCGGTCATAATTGAAATGTGTCATTCTTTACTTGATTGTCGAACATGAGTTATGCTTGATCTTTTAGGATTGAATACCACaagttcaatttatttttatttttatttttatgttagaGAGTATTTAGATGGTTTTAACAAAggacatttatattttaaacaaatttattaaaatgtcGATGTAAAAGagagtttttataatttatcttataaataatataacctaatccaattatttataaataataattatgatttattaattttggcttcattttttatttgttataaaacATCACTCTTTTATGGAATTTTATGCcttatttggtaactgttttcataaataatttttcattttttaaaacaaaaaaaggaaaacacgtTTGAAAACCATAATTTAATAGAAACACGTTTgaaagcaaattttttttttcattaacaaaaaatagGGTATTTTCCataaacatcttttaattatttttttaagaaatggtttcgaaaatagttataaaaacagtgattaaaaataaaatagatataaaatttagttttaaaacatatttaaaaatagattaaaaatatttcaacttccaagtaaacttttgttttataaaacaaattttaaaaactattttacaggattattttaaaaaaccgtTTGTGAAAAATACCCTTGCCATTTGtatttataagttatttttcaatCTACCCTACAATGATCAAACCGCCTAGAACATTAGGCCCAGCCCAACAAGACAAGTAATTTGGGTATGGGCCACATGTTCAAATCTCTAATGAAAGCTCCTGGCAATGGGACGAAGCGCAGTCATGGCACCAGTACCTTCGAAGCTCTATTCAGGCATCTCTCCCCTCTCTTCCTctctgtttgtttgttttttctttttctttttttcaattccCTCCATCGATTCATATCTGAAGCTGTGACTCTGGTGTTGCAGATGACGTCAGCCTTCTCGTGGTTTTGCTCGACACCAACCCTTTCTTTTGGAGCACTGCTTCTCTTCCATTCTCCAAGTTTCTCTCTCATGTAACCCCTCGCCCATTTACCGACACTCTTCAAACCCCAACTTTCTGTCTAGTTTATGAGAAAAGTGTTGGATATGAAAAGGAGACATGGAATCTTGCAACTGCAAATATATAACAGCCtgttaaacattattttttgttttcatcttttactttctttcatttctcattAATCTGACGAACCGTAAGGCGTTGATCGATTCTAAAGATGGTAGATATTTACAGGTTCTAGCGTTTCTGAATTCAATTCTTCTCATCAATCAACTCAATCAAGTCGTGGTTATCGCTACCGGATGCAATTCCTGCAACTTTATTTTCGATTCTTCTTCTGTGCCGGCGAATCCAAATCTGGAAAATGGGAGAATGCCTGCTCTCTGTTCCAATTTGTTGCAGAAATTGGAGGAGTTTGTGACCGGAGATGAAAAATTGAGCAAAGAAGTTTTAGCGGCTGGGATTGGGTCTTCCCTGCTATCAGGGTCTTTGTCTATGGCTCTTTGCTGTATCCTTGATAATGATTTCACTATTGTTTTGAATGTTAATATTTGTCTTCTTAGAATGAATTTTTGACTTAATTCTATGAATAGATATACAGCGGGTTTTTCGAACAGGACCACTGCATCCTCAGCCTCGAGTGAGTGCTTATtgcttttatttcaaattataaatattcgTATGGAACATTATCTATTCATATCGTGTTCTGTTATGATATCTTAGTTTCGTGTTCAACAATTGAGTCATGTTTCGTTCCTTGGACTGGACTTTAATGCAACAGAAAACACCGGCCATTTCATATACTATATTCAACACAATTAAATACAAAAGTACGTGTGGATAAGTGAAAAGCGACTTTCTGTTCTCACTATGAAATACTCAGTATAGCATTGAGTTTGATTTGATCAGTTAGCTTGACTTGAATTCTTGGAAAtaccttttatattatttttctttattgccTCATACTATGTAATTCCTaatataagttttttaatttttaattttttataagtgATAGAAAGAGAAATTTTGGTTCTTGTTATCAACACTAGGCTCTAACTTGAGAATGAGTGTCAATATATGGCCGATCATGTTAGTTGTTGAATGAATGAATTAATTAACATTCAGCATCAATAAAGAGAAAAGAGGGGTTCAACCTAGTAAGAATACTGGCAGTGATGAATCTGATGATGTTTTCTGGAATATTAAGGTCATTAAGAGAGGAGAGGATTTCAACTACATATAAAAAGATTAACTCagaaaatctcataaatttagTGTAGAAGAAAAACACAATGTGCTGATATGAAAGTTGGTAAATGTTAGTCCCAAGGCCCAAGGTGACATATATTTTGTTGGACCTAGAAGAAAGATTCCGAAAGAGATTGGTTATGTGGAAACGTCAGTACATCTCAAAAGGGGGGAGAATTACCTTAATTCGAAGTACCTTGTCCAATTTACCGATCTATTTTATGTCTATTTTCCAGCTGCCTAGGGTGTTTAGAATGAGATTGGAccagattcaaagggattttttgtggggtggTGGGGCTCTTGAGCAAAAACCGCACTTAGTAAGGTGGCTGATTGTGTGCGtagacaaaagaaaaggaggGTTGGGGGTTAAGAATTTTGGGACTTTCAATAGGGCTCTCCTTGGCAAGTGGGTTTGGCGCTTTCCAAATGAAAGAAAGGCCCTTTGGAACCAAGTGATTAGAAGGAAATACGGGGAGAAAAGAGAAGGGTGGAGCTCTTGTGAGGCTGGGGAGGCCTATGGagttgggttgtggaaagcaataAGTAAGATGAGACATCAAGTAACCCCTTCTTTTGgctttgtggtgggtgatggtaagaaggtgaggttttggaaagacaagtggtgtggaaccACCCCTTTGTGCGAggattttccttcattatttgcTCTAGCAACTTCcaaagaggcttgggtaaatGAAGTTTGGACAGCCACGGGGGAAGCGGGGGAAGTTGGACTCCTTGTTTCAatagacctttcaatgattgggagttggaagaAGTGGAAAGGTTGCTTTGTTGCTTGGATGGGAAGAAAGTTAGTGTGGATGAGGAGGATAAGGTGAGGTGGATGGATTCAAAGGATGGAGTTTTTTCGGTAAAATCTTTGTATAGGGCTTTGCAGCTGGTGTCTCTTGCTTATTTCCTTTCGAAGATTATTTGGGACTTTTGTGTGTAGCCCAAAttaagcttctttgcttgggaggctttgTGGGGAAGAGTTCTAACCTTGAACAGTTTGCAAAAGAGGGGTTGGGCTTTGACTAATAGATGCTTTTTGTGCCAAACATGTGAGGAGTCGATTGaccacctcctccttcattgtgaaaaaacaagggaagtgtggatgttgctcctttctttttttggaatatcttgagtttttcctttttcggTAAAGGAAACTCTTTTAGGGtggaggggctcttttgtgggtaagaagAGGAAGGTGACGTGGCAAGTGGgaccgttatgcttgttttgggtaATTTGGAAGGTTAGGAATAAAATTGCTTTTGAGGATGGCGTGTTGTCCATTCAAAGGCTGAAagtttcttttgtgtatttactttgGTTGGAAgccaaattgtggataaaagatggtccttcgaccttaataaattttatagattAGGTGTGTTCGCGATGAGGgagaaggttttttgttttttccttgttgtttgggtccttttgtaagggggtgagtttCTCTATACTGTAATTCTGTGGGTCGCTATTTTAGCACCTCTTTGCAATACATTTTTtgcttattgataaaaaaaaaaaaatttgttagacCTAGGAAAATCggttcaaaaaagaattttaccatttgaaattttggtttgGACATAGAAAATGTGTTAACCGTATTTATATCTCATcccaataattttttcaatttggtTTTATGTCCGATCCAATTAATTGACTTCGAATCAGGTTCTGATAAAATAATCCCTTCTTAGATCCATATGTAGGTCTTGAAATTTGAAACGATAAGTTAGCATAATCCCTCCTTTATTGGACTTTTTGTCCAAGTTTCTTTCTCCTCTATGGCTGTACAAGAGTGAGATGTAGGGGGATTCTATGTCATCTGTTATGGGTGAAACCTTGACATAGTACTTGCTCTCCGCTCCAGCCTTAAATATGtgataatgaaagaaaagagtAAGATGACCACCTTTGGCCTTAAAATGTGGGATCAAGAGTGCATGTTTTGTCAGTCTTTAAATCCTGATGGTTCAAT is drawn from Vitis riparia cultivar Riparia Gloire de Montpellier isolate 1030 chromosome 18, EGFV_Vit.rip_1.0, whole genome shotgun sequence and contains these coding sequences:
- the LOC117907303 gene encoding general transcription and DNA repair factor IIH subunit TFB4 isoform X1; the encoded protein is MGRSAVMAPVPSKLYSDDVSLLVVLLDTNPFFWSTASLPFSKFLSHVLAFLNSILLINQLNQVVVIATGCNSCNFIFDSSSVPANPNLENGRMPALCSNLLQKLEEFVTGDEKLSKEVLAAGIGSSLLSGSLSMALCYIQRVFRTGPLHPQPRILCLQGSPDGPEQYVAVMNAIFSAQRSMVPIDSCVMGAQHSAFLQQASYITGGVYLKPQQLDGLFQYLSTVFATDLHSRRFLQLPKPAGVDFRASCFCHKNTIDMGYICSVCLSIFCKHHKKCSTCGSVFGQAQSDGNSATDRKRKTPET
- the LOC117907303 gene encoding general transcription and DNA repair factor IIH subunit TFB4 isoform X3, producing MGRSAVMAPVPSKLYSDDVSLLVVLLDTNPFFWSTASLPFSKFLSHVLAFLNSILLINQLNQVVVIATGCNSCNFIFDSSSVPANPNLENGRMPALCSNLLQKLEEFVTGDEKLSKEVLAAGIGSSLLSGSLSMALCYIQRVFRTGPLHPQPRILCLQGSPDGPEQYVAVMNAIFSAQRSMVPIDSCVMGAQHSAFLQQASYITGGVYLKPQQLDGLFQYLSTVFATDLHSRRFLQLPKPAGVDFRASSVFGQAQSDGNSATDRKRKTPET
- the LOC117907303 gene encoding general transcription and DNA repair factor IIH subunit TFB4 isoform X2, whose protein sequence is MGRSAVMAPVPSKLYSDDVSLLVVLLDTNPFFWSTASLPFSKFLSHVLAFLNSILLINQLNQVVVIATGCNSCNFIFDSSSVPANPNLENGRMPALCSNLLQKLEEFVTGDEKLSKEVLAAGIGSSLLSGSLSMALCYIQRVFRTGPLHPQPRILCLQGSPDGPEQYVAVMNAIFSAQRSMVPIDSCVMGAQHSAFLQQTVFATDLHSRRFLQLPKPAGVDFRASCFCHKNTIDMGYICSVCLSIFCKHHKKCSTCGSVFGQAQSDGNSATDRKRKTPET